The Carassius carassius chromosome 2, fCarCar2.1, whole genome shotgun sequence genome has a segment encoding these proteins:
- the LOC132101597 gene encoding ammonium transporter Rh type C-like, with protein MGNCAACCRGFWCRAKNPDVRISLPAVCFVWQIAMIILFGVFVRYDEESDAHWSEYKLANNITSDIENDFYYRYPSFQDVHVMIFVGFGFLMTFLKRYSFGGVGFNFLIAAFGLQWALLVQGWFHFLDPADGYIKIGIENIINADFCVAGCLIAYGALLGKVSPVQLMVLTLFGIPLFAVEEYIILHVFHVRDAGGSMVIHTFGGYYGLTISWILYRPKLDKRLNGSVYQSDVFAMIGTLFLWMFWPSFNSAISDHGDGQHRAVINTYLALASSVLTTFAISSLSAKRGKLDMVHIQNATLAGAVAMGSAAEFMITPYGSLIVGFCCGILSTFGYLVITPFMEKYMKIQDTCGVHNLHAMPGVLGAVVGAITAAAASESVYGHEGLVNTFNFKGKYAERTPATQGGFQAAGLCVALAFGIVGGAIVGLILRLPFWGDPSDDNCFDDEVYWEVPEDEESIPPILEYNSHMVGKNTDRMSNFTVEQS; from the exons ATGGGGAACTGTGCTGCCTGCTGCCGAGGATTCTGGTGCAGGGCCAAAAACCCTGATGTCCGGATCAGTCTGCCTGCGGTCTGCTTCGTGTGGCAGATCGCTATGATCATCTTGTTTGGAGTGTTTGTGCGTTATGATGAAGAGTCGGACGCACACTGGTCTGAGTACAAGCTTGCAAACAACATCACGAGTGACATCGAGAACGACTTCTACTACAGATACCCAA GCTTTCAGGATGTGCATGTGATGATCTTCGTTGGTTTTGGCTTTCTCATGACCTTCCTGAAGCGTTACAGCTTTGGCGGGGTCGGTTTTAACTTTCTCATCGCTGCCTTCGGTCTGCAGTGGGCTCTTCTCGTGCAGGGCTGGTTTCACTTTCTGGATCCGGCTGATGGCTATATCAAGATTGGAATTGAGAA tatcaTCAATGCCGACTTCTGTGTGGCTGGATGTCTCATTGCTTATGGAGCTCTGCTGGGAAAAGTCAGTCCAGTGCAGCTGATGGTCTTGACGTTATTTGGCATCCCACTGTTTGCAGTTGAGGAATACATCATTCTTCATGTTTTCCAT GTTCGGGACGCTGGCGGATCCATGGTCATCCACACTTTCGGAGGATATTACGGTCTGACAATATCATGGATTCTCTATCGACCGAAACTAGACAAGCGTCTGAATGGATCTGTCTACCAATCGGATGTCTTTGCTATGATTG GGACTCTCTTCCTCTGGATGTTCTGGCCCAGTTTCAACTCTGCCATCTCAGATCATGGAGATGGACAACATCGGGCAGTCATAAACACCTACCTCGCACTGGCTTCTTCAGTCCTGACTACATTTGCCATATCAAGCCTTTCAGCCAAGAGGGGAAAACTGGACATG GTGCATATCCAGAATGCAACTCTGGCTGGGGCGGTCGCCATGGGATCAGCGGCCGAGTTTATGATCACACCCTACGGTTCTCTCATCGTGGGCTTCTGCTGCGGGATACTCTCCACATTTGGCTACCTGGTGATCACT CCCTTCATGGAAAAGTATATGAAGATTCAAGACACATGCGGAGTCCATAACCTGCATGCCATGCCTGGTGTCCTCGGAGCAGTCGTGGGGGCCATCACAGCGGCCGCTGCCAGTGAGAGCGTCTACGGACATGAAGG GTTGGTAAACACCTTCAATTTTAAAGGGAAGTATGCTGAAAGGACCCCTGCCACACAAGGAGGCTTCCAGGCAGCTGGTCTTTGTGTTGCTCTTGCTTTTGGAATCGTAGGTGGAGCCATAGTAG GTTTAATCTTGAGACTTCCGTTCTGGGGAGACCCATCCGATGATAACTGCTTTGATGATGAGGTGTACTGGGAG GTGCCTGAAGACGAGGAGAGCATCCCTCCCATTCTTGAGTACAACAGTCACATGGTTGGCAAAAATACAGACAGGAT GTCTAACTTCACTGTGGAACAGAGCTAA